TTTCCGTATTTGTGATGTTTTAGCACGTAGTCGGCCACTGCTACTAAGGTGTATTCTTCGCCAAACATCTCACCATCTTCACAAACAAAAGCCAAACGATCAACATCCGGATCAACACTTATTCCCAAATTAGCTTTTTGTTTTAAAACTGATGCACTAAGTTCCGTTAAATGTTCGGGCAACGGTTCCGGATTATGGGCAAAATTACCATGCATATCTCCGTTAATTACCGTAACATTGGAAACACCCAAGGCTTTGAGCAATGCCGGAACAGCAATTGCTCCTGATGAATTAATGGCATCTACTACAATTTTGAAATTTGCTTTAGTTATAACATCTTGATCAACGTAAGGAAGATCTAATATTTTTTGAATATGAATATTTAAGAAATCGTCGTTTTTACTGTATTTACCGAGTTGATTGACTTGCGAATATTCAAAATCTTCTTTTTCGGCAATATTCAATAATTCCTGTCCGGTTTCTGCACTTATAAATTCTCCTTCTGAATTTAAAAGTTTTAAAGCATTCCATTGTTTGGGATTGTGGCTGGCCGTTAGTATAATTCCGCCATCTGCTTTTAATTCTTTTACCGCCATTTCTACGGTTGGCGTAGTGCTTAATCCTAAATCTATCACGTTTACGCCCATGCCGGATAAGGTGGCACACACGAGGTTGGATACCAATTCACCACTCATACGCGCATCTCTGCCTATGATTATAGTTTTAGTTTTATTGGAATTGGAAGCGAGAATAATTTTGGCAAATGCTGAGGTAAACTTAACAATGTCAATAGGTGTTAAAGCATCATTTGTTTTTCCACCAATCGTCCCTCTTATGCCTGATATACTTTTAATTAGAGTCACAGTGTTTTTTTTTAGATGTGCCAAAGATAGAAAACTGCGTGATATCTTCTTGTTTTTAAGTTAACAAATTGCTGATTTTTTATATAAATTGCCTAGTGTCAAATGGATTAAAATGAAGACTTTTTTAGATTCACATTTTATTAAATTTTTTATTTTTTCAATCTTAGCTTTGGGTGTAACTGCTGTAAATGCTAATAACAACAACTTAACATTTGTTGATACGCTCTATTTGTATACAGACACTGTACAAATGGAAGTTTTTATTTCCAATATCGATCAAAATAAAGATGCACAGCGTCCGTTCCCGATACTTCATTTCATCAAAGAAAAGCGCAAAAAAAATAAAAAAGTAATTGCCACAATATTAGCATTTCCATTACCTTTTGGTATTGTTGGTTTGCATCGAATTTATTTAGGTACCGCGCCTTATGTGCCTGTTGTATATGTGGCTAGCTTGGGGGGTGTATTGGGTATTTTACCATTTATAGATTTTTGTGTTTTGTTACTGGATAAGGAAATTGACAGGTATCAGAACAATAAACAGGTGTTTATGTGGGTTAATGAATAATTAAGTATGTGTGGAATAAGCGGATTAATTTTAAAAAAAGAGAATGCGTTAAACGCCAGCGAAATTATTCAGAAAATGAATCTGGCCATTGCGCATCGGGGTCCGGATGGTGATGGATTTTTATTGGTTGATCGGGATGAGGCAATTCCATTTGCAGGAGCAATTACTTCCATTAAAAAAGTAAATCAGCTCAATTATTTCCCCGAAAAAAATATTTTAAACTCCGAACTCAATCCGTTTTTAGCTTTTGGTCACCGACGTTTATCAATTCTCGATTTGAGTAACTATGGACACCAACCCATGTGTAATCAAAATGGAACAAATTGGATTGTGTTTAATGGCGAAATTTACAATTATATTGAACTTCGGGAAGAGTTAAAAGCCAAAGGTTATACTTTTATTTCCGAAAGTGATACCGAAGTGGTATTAGCCGCTTATCAAGAATGGAATGAAAACTGTGTGCTGCATTTTAACGGGATGTGGGCTTTTTGTATTTATGATGCGGAGAAAAACATCTGTTTTGCTTCAAGAGATCGTTTA
This window of the Sphingobacteriaceae bacterium genome carries:
- the glmM gene encoding phosphoglucosamine mutase produces the protein MTLIKSISGIRGTIGGKTNDALTPIDIVKFTSAFAKIILASNSNKTKTIIIGRDARMSGELVSNLVCATLSGMGVNVIDLGLSTTPTVEMAVKELKADGGIILTASHNPKQWNALKLLNSEGEFISAETGQELLNIAEKEDFEYSQVNQLGKYSKNDDFLNIHIQKILDLPYVDQDVITKANFKIVVDAINSSGAIAVPALLKALGVSNVTVINGDMHGNFAHNPEPLPEHLTELSASVLKQKANLGISVDPDVDRLAFVCEDGEMFGEEYTLVAVADYVLKHHKYGNTVSNLSSTRALRDITEKNGGLYSASAVGEVNVVHKMKETKAVIGGEGNGGVILPELHYGRDALVGIAIFLTHLAKFGKSVSVLRSSYPGYFISKNKIELTEQINVDLILEKVKAKYHKQPLNEVDGLKIEFDKEWVHLRKSNTEPIIRIYSESQTLATADNLAKKIISDIKELIKN
- a CDS encoding NINE protein is translated as MKTFLDSHFIKFFIFSILALGVTAVNANNNNLTFVDTLYLYTDTVQMEVFISNIDQNKDAQRPFPILHFIKEKRKKNKKVIATILAFPLPFGIVGLHRIYLGTAPYVPVVYVASLGGVLGILPFIDFCVLLLDKEIDRYQNNKQVFMWVNE